One Corvus moneduloides isolate bCorMon1 chromosome 21, bCorMon1.pri, whole genome shotgun sequence DNA window includes the following coding sequences:
- the LOC116454406 gene encoding glutamine synthetase isoform X2, giving the protein MSVSHSSRLNKLVREQYMRLPQDGRVQVTYVWIDGSGEGVRCKSRTLDKEPKSIEDVPEWNFDGSSTAQAEGSNSDMFLVPVCMFRDPFCLDPNKLVLCEVLKYNRKPAESNLRHTCKKVMDLVKDSHPWFGMEQEYTLLGINGHPYGWPDNGFPGPQGPYYCGVGADKVYGRDIVESHYKACLYAGVKICGTNAEVMPSQWEFQVGPCEGIEMGDHLWMARFILHRVCEDFGVVATLDPKPMTGNWNGAGCHTNYSTEEMRREGGLKHIEAAIEKLSKRHDYHICVYDPRGGRDNSRRLTGHHETSNIFEFSAGVANRGASIRIPRQVGQDGYGYFEDRRPAANCDPYAVTEAIMRTTVLNETGVETKDYADH; this is encoded by the exons ATGTCGGTGTcgcacagctccaggctgaacaagctgGTGCGGGAGCAGTACATGAGGCTGCCCCAGGATGGGAGGGTTCAGGTCACCTACGTCTGGATCGACGGCAGCGGCGAGGGAGTGCGCTGCAAGAGCAGGACCCTTGATAAGGAGCCCAAGAGCATCGAAG ATGTCCCCGAGTGGAATTTCGATGGCTCCAGCACGGCGCAGGCAGAGGGCTCCAACAGTGACATGTTCCTGGTGCCCGTCTGCATGTTCAGGGACCCTTTTTGCCTGGACCCCAACAAGCTGGTGCTCTGCGAAGTGCTGAAGTACAACAGGAAACCCgcag agagcaACCTGAGACACACATGCAAGAAAGTCATGGACCTGGTGAAGGACAGCCACCCCTGGTTCGGGATGGAGCAGGAGTACACGCTGCTGGGCATCAACGGCCACCCCTACGGCTGGCCCGACAACGGCTTCCCCGGCCCGCAGG GCCCCTATTACTGTGGGGTTGGAGCAGATAAGGTGTATGGGCGTGACATCGTGGAGTCCCACTACAAGGCTTGTCTCTACGCGGGGGTGAAGATCTGTGGCACCAATGCAGAGGTGATGCCCTCCCAG TGGGAATTCCAGGTGGGCCCGTGTGAAGGCATTGAGATGGGGGATCACCTCTGGATGGCTCGCTTCATCCTCCACCGTGTCTGCGAGGACTTTGGAGTTGTGGCCACACTGGACCCCAAACCGATGACCGGCAACTGGAACGGCGCCGGGTGTCACACCAACTACAGCACCGAGGAGATGCGGAGAGAGGGGGGTCTCAA aCACATCGAAGCTGCCATCGAGAAGCTGAGCAAGCGGCACGATTACCACATCTGCGTGTACGACCCGCGGGGCGGCAGGGACAACTCCCGGCGCCTCACCGGCCACCACGAGACCTCCAACATCTTTGAGTTCTCCGCCGGCGTGGCCAACCGAGGTGCCAGCATCCGCATCCCGCGCCAGGTGGGCCAGGATGGCTACGGCTACTTCGAGGACCGGCGGCCGGCAGCCAACTGCGACCCCTACGCGGTCACCGAGGCCATCATGAGGACGACGGTGCTCAATGAGACCGGGGTGGAGACCAAGGACTACGCTGACCACTGA
- the LOC116454406 gene encoding glutamine synthetase isoform X1, protein MWHSPVRPRRAVAMSVSHSSRLNKLVREQYMRLPQDGRVQVTYVWIDGSGEGVRCKSRTLDKEPKSIEDVPEWNFDGSSTAQAEGSNSDMFLVPVCMFRDPFCLDPNKLVLCEVLKYNRKPAESNLRHTCKKVMDLVKDSHPWFGMEQEYTLLGINGHPYGWPDNGFPGPQGPYYCGVGADKVYGRDIVESHYKACLYAGVKICGTNAEVMPSQWEFQVGPCEGIEMGDHLWMARFILHRVCEDFGVVATLDPKPMTGNWNGAGCHTNYSTEEMRREGGLKHIEAAIEKLSKRHDYHICVYDPRGGRDNSRRLTGHHETSNIFEFSAGVANRGASIRIPRQVGQDGYGYFEDRRPAANCDPYAVTEAIMRTTVLNETGVETKDYADH, encoded by the exons ATGTGGCACTCACCTGTGCGCCCTCGCAGGGCCGTCGCCATGTCGGTGTcgcacagctccaggctgaacaagctgGTGCGGGAGCAGTACATGAGGCTGCCCCAGGATGGGAGGGTTCAGGTCACCTACGTCTGGATCGACGGCAGCGGCGAGGGAGTGCGCTGCAAGAGCAGGACCCTTGATAAGGAGCCCAAGAGCATCGAAG ATGTCCCCGAGTGGAATTTCGATGGCTCCAGCACGGCGCAGGCAGAGGGCTCCAACAGTGACATGTTCCTGGTGCCCGTCTGCATGTTCAGGGACCCTTTTTGCCTGGACCCCAACAAGCTGGTGCTCTGCGAAGTGCTGAAGTACAACAGGAAACCCgcag agagcaACCTGAGACACACATGCAAGAAAGTCATGGACCTGGTGAAGGACAGCCACCCCTGGTTCGGGATGGAGCAGGAGTACACGCTGCTGGGCATCAACGGCCACCCCTACGGCTGGCCCGACAACGGCTTCCCCGGCCCGCAGG GCCCCTATTACTGTGGGGTTGGAGCAGATAAGGTGTATGGGCGTGACATCGTGGAGTCCCACTACAAGGCTTGTCTCTACGCGGGGGTGAAGATCTGTGGCACCAATGCAGAGGTGATGCCCTCCCAG TGGGAATTCCAGGTGGGCCCGTGTGAAGGCATTGAGATGGGGGATCACCTCTGGATGGCTCGCTTCATCCTCCACCGTGTCTGCGAGGACTTTGGAGTTGTGGCCACACTGGACCCCAAACCGATGACCGGCAACTGGAACGGCGCCGGGTGTCACACCAACTACAGCACCGAGGAGATGCGGAGAGAGGGGGGTCTCAA aCACATCGAAGCTGCCATCGAGAAGCTGAGCAAGCGGCACGATTACCACATCTGCGTGTACGACCCGCGGGGCGGCAGGGACAACTCCCGGCGCCTCACCGGCCACCACGAGACCTCCAACATCTTTGAGTTCTCCGCCGGCGTGGCCAACCGAGGTGCCAGCATCCGCATCCCGCGCCAGGTGGGCCAGGATGGCTACGGCTACTTCGAGGACCGGCGGCCGGCAGCCAACTGCGACCCCTACGCGGTCACCGAGGCCATCATGAGGACGACGGTGCTCAATGAGACCGGGGTGGAGACCAAGGACTACGCTGACCACTGA